From the genome of Sphingobacterium kitahiroshimense, one region includes:
- a CDS encoding alpha-L-rhamnosidase gives MMHTSHTHIEKMNNNKSRMKNILLLVGLCASCNLYGQKKGADFEPIALQCEHLVNPLGIDVEQPRFTWMLKDDRQGAKQVAYQVIVGTDSLSIVNNKGNIWDTGKLMKDNILVRYAGKDLHALTRYFWKVTVWDKDGKPSSSDVASFETGMMSRFNWKGAWISDHANENDKPAPYFRKKFTTNKTVKYARAYIAAAGLYELSLNGAKVGKNILDPMYTRFDKRLLYVVHDVTAQIKSGNNAIGVILGNGWYNHQSLAVWDFNNAPWRNRPTFCMDLRIVYTDGTEETISSERDWKTSSGPIIFNSIYTGEHYDARLEQKGWDEADFDDSKWNGVRYRSAPADLIVAQQTVPIRMVNTFTPKSVKRIDDKTYVFDLGQNMSGITKVKASGTAGTVLKIKHGERLHQDGRLDQSNIDVYFRGDKETDPFQTDILILSGKKQDEFMPKFNYKGFRYVEVSSSELLDLKDLHITSYFVHSDVAAKGEVKTSSKLVNDLWKVTNNAYLSNLMGYPTDCPQREKNGWTGDGHLAIETAFYNFDGITVYEKWIADHRDEQQPNGVLPDIIPTGGWGYGDANGLDWTSTIAIIPWQVYMFYGDNRLLEDSYQNIKNYVDYVDRISPQALTTFGRGDWVPVKSTSNLELTSSIYFYVDATILSAAAKMFGKQDDYEKYDRLSKKIKKAINEKFLNISTGIYGSGTQTELSMALHWDVVPEDVKTKVAFNLNKKVEESGFHLDVGVLGAKALLNALKNNGYEESAYKVAVQDSYPSWGWWVVNGATTLLENWDLDAKRDISDNHMMFGEIGGWFFKSLGGILPDPEQPGFKHILLKPIFPKTLDHSEVTHVSPYGAIVSKWKKNKNIVIYDVTIPANSTATFSPPSNAKDQQAVELVAGKHQIKVQLL, from the coding sequence ATGATGCATACAAGTCATACGCATATTGAAAAGATGAATAACAATAAATCAAGAATGAAAAATATACTATTGCTGGTGGGCTTATGTGCTTCCTGCAATCTTTATGGTCAGAAAAAGGGAGCTGACTTTGAACCTATCGCACTTCAATGTGAGCATCTGGTCAATCCATTGGGTATTGATGTGGAGCAACCCAGATTTACCTGGATGCTGAAAGACGATCGGCAGGGGGCTAAGCAAGTGGCCTATCAAGTTATAGTGGGAACTGACTCATTGTCAATCGTCAATAATAAAGGAAATATCTGGGATACTGGCAAACTGATGAAAGACAATATTCTTGTCCGTTATGCGGGTAAAGATCTTCATGCTCTGACACGATATTTCTGGAAAGTTACAGTATGGGATAAGGATGGAAAACCAAGTAGTTCGGACGTTGCTTCTTTTGAAACGGGCATGATGTCAAGGTTCAACTGGAAAGGTGCATGGATTAGTGATCATGCCAACGAAAATGATAAACCCGCACCATATTTTCGTAAAAAGTTTACAACGAATAAAACGGTTAAGTATGCTCGGGCTTACATTGCGGCAGCAGGTCTTTATGAGCTTTCTTTAAATGGAGCTAAAGTTGGGAAAAACATCCTCGATCCTATGTATACACGCTTTGATAAAAGGCTGTTGTATGTTGTCCATGATGTGACTGCGCAGATTAAAAGTGGAAATAATGCAATCGGAGTGATACTTGGAAATGGTTGGTACAACCATCAGTCACTTGCTGTATGGGATTTCAACAATGCGCCGTGGCGCAACCGTCCTACATTTTGCATGGATTTACGTATTGTATATACCGACGGGACGGAAGAGACAATCTCATCAGAGCGCGATTGGAAAACTTCTTCAGGACCGATTATATTCAATAGCATCTACACCGGTGAACATTATGATGCGAGATTGGAGCAGAAAGGATGGGATGAAGCGGATTTTGATGATTCAAAATGGAATGGTGTGCGGTATCGCAGTGCACCTGCTGATTTGATTGTGGCGCAACAGACGGTTCCAATCCGTATGGTAAATACTTTTACGCCCAAAAGCGTTAAAAGAATAGATGATAAAACCTACGTTTTTGACCTGGGGCAGAATATGTCAGGCATCACTAAAGTGAAAGCCAGTGGGACAGCAGGAACGGTATTAAAGATTAAACACGGGGAACGATTACATCAAGATGGGCGTCTGGATCAGTCTAATATTGATGTTTATTTTAGAGGTGACAAAGAGACTGATCCTTTTCAAACGGATATTTTAATACTGAGTGGCAAAAAGCAAGATGAGTTCATGCCAAAGTTTAACTATAAGGGGTTCCGTTACGTAGAGGTGTCCAGTAGTGAACTATTGGACTTAAAAGATCTGCATATTACATCGTATTTTGTCCATAGTGATGTGGCTGCTAAGGGTGAGGTTAAGACGTCGTCAAAGTTGGTCAATGATCTTTGGAAGGTTACTAATAATGCGTATTTATCCAATCTGATGGGGTATCCTACGGATTGTCCGCAAAGGGAAAAGAATGGCTGGACAGGTGATGGCCATCTGGCAATCGAAACAGCATTTTATAATTTTGATGGAATTACTGTCTATGAAAAATGGATTGCCGATCACCGTGACGAACAACAGCCCAATGGTGTTTTACCAGATATTATTCCAACAGGTGGCTGGGGATATGGTGATGCAAACGGGCTGGACTGGACCAGTACAATCGCAATTATTCCATGGCAGGTATATATGTTTTATGGCGATAACAGGCTTTTGGAAGATTCCTACCAGAATATTAAGAATTATGTCGATTATGTGGACCGTATCAGTCCGCAAGCATTGACTACTTTTGGGCGTGGAGACTGGGTACCTGTTAAGTCTACCTCAAATTTAGAATTGACATCGTCCATCTATTTCTATGTGGATGCGACAATTCTAAGTGCTGCCGCGAAAATGTTTGGAAAACAGGATGACTATGAGAAATATGATCGCTTAAGTAAGAAAATCAAAAAGGCGATCAATGAAAAGTTTCTGAATATTTCTACAGGAATTTATGGAAGTGGAACGCAGACTGAATTGAGCATGGCCCTGCACTGGGATGTTGTTCCTGAAGATGTGAAAACAAAGGTCGCTTTTAATCTGAATAAAAAAGTTGAGGAATCCGGTTTTCATCTAGATGTTGGTGTTTTGGGAGCAAAGGCATTGTTGAATGCGCTCAAAAACAATGGTTATGAGGAGTCCGCTTATAAAGTAGCTGTTCAAGATTCTTATCCATCTTGGGGATGGTGGGTCGTTAACGGAGCTACTACGTTACTGGAGAATTGGGATCTTGATGCTAAGCGAGATATATCGGATAACCATATGATGTTTGGGGAAATAGGGGGATGGTTTTTTAAATCTTTGGGTGGGATTTTACCAGATCCTGAGCAACCTGGATTTAAACATATTCTGCTGAAGCCCATATTTCCGAAAACACTGGATCATTCCGAGGTTACACATGTTTCGCCGTATGGTGCTATTGTATCTAAATGGAAAAAGAATAAGAATATTGTTATTTATGATGTAACGATTCCGGCCAATTCGACCGCGACTTTTTCGCCGCCTAGCAATGCAAAAGATCAACAAGCGGTGGAGCTTGTGGCCGGTAAGCATCAAATAAAGGTGCAACTATTATAG
- a CDS encoding RagB/SusD family nutrient uptake outer membrane protein — MIDQIRKRADLSLLSNSDLSDQAVMRKLIREERRHEFVAEHKRYFDILRWKISEDVLNKNAEGINSNQNDLIGNWTKPRFLAQNRKFEKSKHYLWPVTQSSIDKNKNLLPQNTGW; from the coding sequence ATGATTGATCAGATTAGAAAGAGGGCAGACCTATCTTTATTAAGCAATAGTGATTTGTCAGATCAGGCTGTTATGCGTAAATTGATTCGGGAAGAAAGACGGCATGAGTTTGTTGCAGAACATAAGCGATATTTTGACATATTACGCTGGAAAATTTCGGAAGATGTACTGAATAAAAATGCAGAGGGTATCAACAGTAATCAGAATGATCTGATCGGTAACTGGACTAAACCGAGATTTCTTGCCCAAAACCGAAAATTTGAAAAGAGTAAACATTACCTATGGCCAGTCACACAGAGTTCAATTGACAAAAATAAAAACCTACTGCCTCAGAACACAGGATGGTAA
- a CDS encoding type 1 glutamine amidotransferase domain-containing protein: MENKRNILMILSSHDRMDGTDSKTGVWLGEMTEPYYKFEEAGYQVLLASPLGGEPPLDPMSKLTEHLTSDNRKFLDDENAQQRFKNTVQLESVQSSAFDGVFIPGGHGPLWDLARHPEVSRLLTDFIKEHKPIGAVCHGPAALVALAQTDPDFLVGKHVTAFTNMEENLVMRSDYIPFKLESRLRELGASFSSAPVPFVPHVVRDGNLVTGQNPLSAGPTATKLIEVLQEISPKDI; this comes from the coding sequence ATGGAAAATAAACGGAATATACTCATGATATTGAGCTCCCATGATAGAATGGATGGGACAGATAGTAAAACTGGGGTGTGGTTAGGTGAAATGACAGAACCATATTATAAATTTGAAGAGGCCGGATATCAAGTTCTTTTGGCCAGTCCATTGGGAGGTGAACCACCTCTTGATCCGATGAGTAAGTTAACCGAACACTTGACTAGTGATAACCGTAAGTTTCTGGATGATGAAAACGCACAGCAAAGATTTAAGAATACCGTTCAACTGGAAAGCGTTCAATCTTCTGCCTTTGATGGTGTTTTTATTCCAGGAGGGCATGGTCCTTTATGGGATCTGGCTCGACATCCTGAGGTGTCACGTTTACTGACGGACTTTATCAAAGAGCATAAACCGATCGGGGCTGTGTGTCATGGTCCTGCGGCTTTAGTCGCCCTTGCACAAACAGATCCTGATTTCTTGGTTGGTAAGCACGTGACTGCTTTTACCAATATGGAGGAAAATCTCGTGATGCGAAGTGATTATATCCCTTTTAAATTAGAATCCAGATTAAGAGAATTGGGAGCTTCATTCAGCTCGGCTCCGGTACCTTTTGTACCGCATGTGGTGCGCGATGGAAACTTGGTTACCGGGCAGAACCCACTATCCGCTGGTCCAACAGCGACGAAATTGATTGAAGTGCTTCAAGAGATAAGTCCTAAAGATATTTAA
- a CDS encoding GNAT family N-acetyltransferase, with the protein MLNLNFTDFPTLHTERLTLKKIFRKNYNFIYKLHSDPVTNNFVGRDNATTLKQAVNYIERINGMVKKKECLYWVITLSNNDTLIGSVCCWNFDHESDMVEIGYEMLPEFQGKGYMKEALQAVIRFTFNNLKAAVITAFPSSDNSSSVAILKKLNFVFENQTYNNKHVNIENIVTYTLRP; encoded by the coding sequence ATGCTGAACTTAAATTTTACAGATTTTCCAACGCTACATACAGAACGGTTAACATTAAAAAAAATATTCAGGAAGAATTATAACTTCATTTATAAACTACATTCCGATCCAGTTACAAACAATTTTGTTGGCCGGGACAATGCGACGACTTTAAAACAGGCAGTCAATTACATTGAAAGAATCAATGGAATGGTAAAAAAGAAAGAGTGTCTGTACTGGGTGATCACCTTAAGTAACAATGATACTTTAATCGGTTCGGTCTGTTGCTGGAACTTTGATCATGAATCTGATATGGTCGAGATTGGTTATGAAATGTTACCAGAATTTCAGGGAAAGGGCTATATGAAAGAGGCTTTACAGGCCGTTATTAGATTCACTTTCAATAATTTGAAGGCAGCAGTAATTACGGCATTTCCTTCATCAGATAATAGCAGTTCTGTAGCAATATTGAAAAAGCTAAATTTTGTATTTGAAAACCAGACTTATAACAACAAACACGTAAACATAGAAAATATAGTTACTTACACGTTAAGACCATAA
- a CDS encoding DUF6122 family protein yields the protein MNIETLHYLQTFIHYTLHFLAPGLLSYVFFRKQWKRAWLIMIATMLVDLDHLLATPIFAPDRCSIGFHPLHSYYAIAVYFILLFFPKTRIIAVGLLFHMLTDWQDCQWH from the coding sequence ATGAATATTGAGACATTACATTACCTACAGACATTCATTCATTATACCTTACATTTTTTAGCTCCAGGATTACTTTCGTATGTGTTTTTTAGAAAACAATGGAAACGTGCCTGGTTAATTATGATTGCTACAATGCTGGTTGATCTCGATCATTTGTTAGCGACTCCAATATTCGCACCAGATCGTTGCAGTATAGGCTTTCATCCACTTCACTCCTATTATGCAATTGCAGTATACTTTATCTTACTCTTTTTTCCTAAAACCCGAATTATTGCGGTTGGTTTACTCTTTCATATGTTAACAGACTGGCAAGACTGTCAATGGCATTGA
- a CDS encoding nuclear transport factor 2 family protein has protein sequence MKTLANTFVAVALIVVSTFTMATAKPKVPNKKTVVNLSTAALAIDHYVAIMTAGESAGLEKLFTSDFTQKINAKEGRTNSRSEVVSFLKKQKGDQLNCKTSTIIVENSADYKVARITMQFEGFTKNDLVTLVNDGGNWKVSQSITTYQ, from the coding sequence ATGAAAACTTTAGCAAACACATTCGTAGCAGTAGCCTTGATCGTAGTATCGACTTTCACTATGGCAACCGCAAAACCAAAAGTACCGAATAAAAAAACAGTTGTCAATCTATCGACAGCAGCGCTAGCTATCGACCATTACGTAGCGATTATGACTGCGGGTGAATCAGCAGGGCTGGAAAAACTTTTTACTTCAGATTTCACCCAAAAGATAAACGCAAAAGAAGGGCGGACCAATAGTCGTTCAGAAGTCGTCTCATTCTTAAAAAAACAAAAAGGAGATCAACTGAACTGTAAAACGAGTACCATAATCGTAGAGAATTCCGCTGATTATAAAGTAGCGAGAATAACAATGCAATTTGAAGGATTTACTAAGAATGATCTTGTAACTTTGGTCAATGACGGCGGTAACTGGAAAGTCTCCCAATCGATTACTACATATCAGTAA
- a CDS encoding response regulator, whose product MKKKVVLIQDDEDILEIMDEVLTDEGFDVTSSLTTEPIENIDKIEPDVVVVDEHIRGGKKGTKVIEELKSDPETEDLSAVLTSTSYDLPQTAKDCKADDYIEKPFDLDHMVDVVKNNS is encoded by the coding sequence ATGAAAAAAAAGGTTGTGCTTATTCAGGATGATGAAGATATCCTTGAAATCATGGATGAAGTTTTGACGGATGAAGGCTTTGATGTTACTTCATCATTAACAACCGAACCCATTGAAAATATCGACAAGATCGAACCCGATGTTGTGGTAGTAGATGAGCATATTCGGGGAGGGAAGAAAGGTACGAAAGTGATAGAAGAGTTGAAAAGTGATCCAGAAACAGAGGATTTATCGGCCGTGCTTACTTCAACATCATATGATTTGCCTCAAACAGCAAAAGATTGTAAAGCTGATGACTATATCGAAAAACCGTTTGATCTGGATCACATGGTTGATGTTGTCAAAAATAATTCTTAA
- a CDS encoding sialate O-acetylesterase encodes MIQSFLLIGQSNMAGRGYLNDVPQILNENIKVLRNGRWQIMFEPIHNDRSTAGVGLSSSFAASWQAHNKELEIGLIPCADGGTSLDDWSIGGALFDHAVAQAKLAMRSSHLAGILWHQGENDSFAHTAAHYSDKFEKIIAELRSQLDAPHLPLIIGEIGNFLTNGLYGQYFTSYPKVNEELLKYAQSHAHCYYVTAKNLTANEDQLHFDAKSQRILGVRYYEAFAKLKHITTPLLNEKARVEDLYKRPMTENENKLLLQHRFGSGEISQEEFLIKMKALGIS; translated from the coding sequence ATGATACAGTCTTTTTTACTCATTGGCCAATCAAATATGGCAGGCCGAGGTTACTTAAATGATGTACCTCAGATATTAAATGAAAATATTAAAGTTTTACGGAATGGCAGGTGGCAGATCATGTTTGAACCTATCCATAATGACCGCTCTACCGCAGGGGTTGGCCTTAGTTCTTCATTCGCAGCCTCATGGCAAGCGCACAACAAAGAACTTGAAATTGGACTCATCCCCTGTGCAGATGGCGGCACAAGCCTAGATGACTGGTCTATTGGAGGTGCACTTTTTGATCATGCAGTTGCGCAGGCCAAGTTAGCGATGCGCAGCAGCCACTTAGCAGGCATACTCTGGCATCAGGGCGAGAACGATAGTTTTGCCCACACTGCGGCACATTATAGTGATAAATTTGAAAAAATAATAGCTGAATTACGCTCACAATTGGACGCTCCGCATCTGCCTTTGATTATTGGTGAGATTGGAAACTTCTTAACAAACGGGCTTTATGGCCAATATTTTACAAGCTACCCCAAAGTCAATGAAGAATTGTTAAAGTATGCACAGTCACACGCACATTGTTATTATGTAACAGCCAAAAATTTGACTGCAAATGAAGATCAGCTTCATTTCGATGCAAAATCTCAAAGAATATTAGGGGTTCGATATTATGAGGCTTTTGCCAAATTAAAGCACATAACTACACCATTATTAAATGAAAAAGCACGAGTAGAAGATCTATATAAAAGACCTATGACTGAAAATGAAAATAAGCTGCTCTTGCAACACAGATTTGGTTCTGGAGAGATTTCTCAAGAAGAATTTTTAATAAAAATGAAAGCTCTTGGTATTTCATAA
- a CDS encoding serine hydrolase: MMIIKPLSLTIILGMLVGTASAQTHMTIQEGISKVEAGLIPPVRFEGEASWDIVSRMQFYNVPGVSIAVIKDSKVIWSKTYGYADLDSKTPVTSKTLFQVASMSKPVSAYAALKAVEEGKLDPDSNVNVYLKSWKVSENEWTKSKKVTLKNIVSHTAGFTVSGFPGYKVSDPLPTAVQVLNGVKPSNTPAVFVDKLPGANFRYSGGGYTVMQQMLSDLEGKDFTSIMREKVLLPLAMHNSSFAQPLPAAQAQFTATAYGVDGRKVEGRYHIYPEQAAAGLWSTAEDYAKFVIDIQNTLSGKSSRVISKKMAEEFTSPFIEPFIGLGIFLENYNGEVYVTHGGWNEGFSSSFIGSKTSGDGVVILTNTNKPLFINELVRSVALVYHWPNYIAPTNQILPLSQHDLNAHLGSYKFEKYGFIKVYKENGKLMTVRNVDAPVELIKVGENTFAMRDWNFKVSFDMDSSSGKKELVHTLADKTVRSKSPQIGSDEIIPLALILEGHFEKGVKAYQKAKQEDSLHEQLSEGFLNGTGYELLHQKKNAQAIAVFSINTILYPESENVYDSLAEAYLKDGQKGKAKQNYRKVLEINTKNEKARKILETL, translated from the coding sequence ATGATGATTATAAAACCGCTCTCCCTTACAATTATTCTCGGAATGTTGGTAGGAACTGCTTCTGCACAGACCCACATGACGATTCAGGAAGGTATTTCCAAGGTCGAAGCTGGATTAATCCCACCAGTCCGTTTTGAGGGCGAAGCTTCTTGGGATATCGTTTCCCGGATGCAGTTTTATAACGTTCCAGGGGTGAGTATAGCTGTTATCAAAGATTCAAAAGTTATCTGGAGTAAAACGTATGGCTATGCAGATCTTGATTCTAAAACGCCAGTAACTTCAAAAACGCTTTTCCAGGTAGCTTCGATGAGTAAGCCTGTAAGCGCTTATGCGGCTTTGAAAGCCGTGGAAGAGGGAAAGTTAGACCCTGATAGTAATGTTAATGTATATCTGAAGTCATGGAAAGTTTCTGAAAATGAATGGACTAAATCGAAAAAAGTTACACTAAAAAATATTGTGAGCCATACTGCTGGTTTTACAGTAAGTGGATTTCCTGGTTATAAGGTAAGTGATCCTCTTCCTACTGCTGTTCAAGTGTTGAATGGCGTAAAACCTTCCAATACCCCTGCAGTTTTTGTTGATAAGCTTCCGGGGGCTAATTTTCGATATTCAGGTGGTGGATATACGGTGATGCAACAGATGCTTTCGGACCTCGAGGGGAAAGATTTTACGTCTATTATGCGTGAAAAAGTGCTTCTCCCTCTTGCTATGCACAACAGCAGTTTTGCACAGCCACTTCCAGCAGCACAAGCACAGTTCACAGCTACAGCCTATGGTGTCGATGGACGTAAAGTGGAGGGACGATACCATATTTATCCGGAGCAGGCTGCTGCGGGTCTGTGGTCTACGGCCGAAGATTATGCTAAGTTTGTCATCGATATTCAAAATACACTTAGTGGCAAAAGCAGTAGGGTAATTTCCAAAAAAATGGCAGAAGAATTTACGAGTCCGTTTATTGAACCTTTTATAGGTTTGGGCATTTTTCTAGAAAATTACAACGGAGAGGTTTATGTGACCCATGGTGGTTGGAATGAGGGGTTTAGTAGTAGCTTTATTGGAAGTAAAACAAGCGGTGACGGAGTTGTGATTCTTACAAACACCAACAAACCACTGTTTATCAATGAGCTCGTGAGATCCGTTGCATTAGTCTACCATTGGCCCAATTATATTGCACCAACTAATCAAATTCTGCCGTTAAGTCAGCATGATTTAAATGCTCATTTAGGGAGCTACAAGTTTGAAAAATATGGTTTTATCAAAGTCTATAAAGAAAATGGTAAACTGATGACAGTTCGCAATGTGGATGCTCCGGTGGAACTTATCAAAGTTGGAGAAAATACATTCGCTATGCGAGACTGGAATTTCAAGGTGAGTTTTGATATGGATTCAAGTTCTGGGAAAAAAGAACTTGTACATACTTTAGCTGATAAAACTGTTCGATCTAAAAGTCCTCAGATCGGCAGCGATGAAATTATACCCTTAGCATTAATTTTAGAAGGTCATTTTGAAAAAGGTGTAAAGGCATATCAAAAGGCAAAACAAGAGGATAGCCTACATGAGCAGCTTTCAGAAGGCTTTCTGAATGGTACAGGATATGAACTGCTCCATCAGAAAAAAAATGCTCAGGCTATTGCTGTTTTTAGCATCAACACGATCTTGTATCCAGAGAGTGAAAATGTCTACGATAGTTTAGCTGAGGCTTATCTCAAAGACGGACAGAAAGGAAAAGCAAAGCAGAACTACCGAAAAGTACTTGAAATCAATACTAAAAATGAAAAAGCCCGTAAAATCTTAGAAACGTTATAA
- a CDS encoding serine hydrolase domain-containing protein, with product MKPILKLIFLATTVLLTSCHSSAQLKDNYSTKIDSLLLTKSPRDFNGAVYIEQNGITKYAKAYGRADYSKEIPLKMDDKFSTMSIAKQFTAALILQQVEKGKIDLKKPIRKYLPDLKYTWADTVTVHQLLNNTSGLYSDDIDKPLKFKPGSSFNYSNVGYYVAGLVLEKQSGKSFEALVTALFKNCHMNDSYYPNEINSELLTKGHTVLQDRTFRRNEQLSFDASHTFGSHLIVTAPDLAKWNACLHQGKVLKPTTYKVMTSYVITNTHQLFSKNPIGYGYGLRINDKDSIAEIGHTGFHPSEGFTAVNLYYPKTKTSVIIMENVGNENFDIAYHFEQEIRRIIKESNLLK from the coding sequence ATGAAGCCAATTTTAAAACTAATATTTCTTGCAACAACAGTTCTATTGACAAGTTGCCATTCATCAGCACAATTAAAAGACAACTATTCAACAAAAATTGATAGTTTACTGCTAACTAAAAGTCCACGAGATTTTAATGGAGCAGTTTACATTGAACAAAATGGAATAACAAAATATGCAAAAGCATATGGACGAGCTGATTACAGCAAAGAGATCCCCTTAAAAATGGACGACAAGTTTTCTACCATGTCCATAGCCAAACAATTTACCGCAGCACTTATTTTACAGCAAGTAGAAAAGGGGAAAATTGATTTGAAAAAACCTATTCGTAAATATTTGCCTGATTTGAAATATACTTGGGCGGATACCGTCACCGTCCATCAACTGCTCAACAACACTTCAGGATTATACAGCGACGATATAGACAAACCATTGAAATTTAAACCAGGATCTTCATTCAATTATTCTAATGTGGGTTATTATGTTGCGGGACTTGTTCTTGAAAAGCAAAGTGGGAAAAGTTTTGAAGCTTTAGTGACAGCACTATTTAAAAATTGTCACATGAACGATAGCTATTATCCAAATGAAATCAATAGCGAATTACTAACAAAAGGACATACCGTGCTACAAGACAGAACTTTTAGACGCAACGAACAATTAAGTTTTGATGCTAGCCATACTTTTGGCAGTCACTTAATTGTTACTGCACCCGATCTTGCAAAATGGAACGCATGTTTACATCAGGGAAAAGTTCTAAAACCTACCACCTACAAAGTGATGACAAGTTATGTTATAACCAACACACATCAGCTTTTCAGTAAAAATCCTATTGGTTACGGCTATGGTTTGCGAATAAATGATAAAGACAGTATTGCTGAAATTGGCCATACAGGATTTCACCCATCAGAAGGTTTTACGGCGGTTAATTTATACTATCCAAAAACAAAAACCAGTGTTATCATAATGGAAAATGTAGGGAATGAAAATTTTGATATTGCCTATCATTTTGAACAGGAAATCAGAAGAATCATTAAAGAAAGCAATCTTTTGAAATGA
- a CDS encoding Gfo/Idh/MocA family protein, translating to MTNTSRRKFIKNSTAVVTIAGLTSIFPKLYASVGATQKIRVGAIGINGMGWSDLNAILKHPDVFCTALCDVDNNVLQKRIKELEGRGISVKGFNNYRDLLKSKDVDVVVIGTPDHWHCLQMIEACQAGKDVYVEKPLGNSIAECRAMVDAVKKSKSIVQVGQWQRSQQHFRDAVAFVHSGKLGKIRLVKAWAYQGWMKSIPVKPDGPVPAGVNYDLWLGPAKKHPFNPNRFHFDFRWYWDYAGGLMTDWGVHMLDYALLGMKATKPISIMASGGKFAYPQDAAETPDTLTTVYEFEGFNVQWEHATGIDGGPYGKDHGVAFIGNNGTLVLNRSGWEVIPEKGRMDGIAFQRSVDDGLNLHAVNFIEAVKSRDSSTLNCPVEDGAAIAIFSQMGNIAYRTGKKIYWNQETWSFGTEDADKLISASYHNGYKLPTI from the coding sequence ATGACTAACACATCAAGAAGAAAATTTATTAAGAACTCGACAGCTGTCGTTACAATAGCTGGTCTAACTTCTATATTTCCTAAGCTATATGCTTCAGTGGGTGCAACGCAAAAAATTCGTGTTGGTGCCATTGGTATTAACGGTATGGGATGGTCCGATTTGAATGCGATCCTTAAACATCCAGACGTTTTCTGTACAGCACTTTGTGATGTGGACAACAATGTTTTACAGAAGCGGATAAAAGAGCTTGAAGGAAGAGGTATTTCGGTAAAAGGTTTTAACAACTACCGTGATTTATTAAAAAGTAAAGATGTGGATGTCGTGGTTATCGGTACGCCTGATCATTGGCATTGTTTACAGATGATAGAAGCTTGCCAGGCGGGGAAAGATGTTTATGTTGAGAAACCATTGGGTAATTCGATCGCTGAATGCAGGGCGATGGTGGATGCAGTAAAGAAAAGTAAATCCATTGTTCAGGTAGGGCAGTGGCAACGCAGTCAACAACATTTTCGAGATGCAGTAGCATTTGTGCATTCCGGAAAGCTGGGTAAGATCCGCTTGGTAAAAGCTTGGGCATACCAAGGTTGGATGAAAAGTATTCCTGTTAAACCTGATGGGCCGGTTCCAGCAGGTGTGAATTATGACTTGTGGTTGGGTCCTGCAAAGAAACATCCTTTTAATCCGAATAGATTTCATTTTGATTTTAGGTGGTATTGGGATTATGCTGGTGGCTTAATGACAGATTGGGGTGTTCATATGCTTGATTATGCACTGCTAGGGATGAAGGCGACTAAACCGATTTCAATTATGGCATCTGGAGGGAAGTTTGCTTATCCTCAAGATGCAGCCGAAACTCCAGATACGCTAACCACGGTATATGAGTTTGAGGGTTTTAATGTGCAATGGGAGCATGCTACAGGTATTGACGGTGGTCCTTATGGAAAGGATCATGGCGTGGCTTTTATTGGAAACAATGGTACTTTAGTGCTTAACCGAAGCGGTTGGGAGGTCATTCCTGAAAAGGGTCGCATGGATGGCATTGCTTTTCAGCGTTCAGTTGATGACGGCTTGAATCTGCATGCGGTTAATTTTATTGAAGCAGTGAAAAGCAGAGATTCATCGACTTTGAACTGTCCTGTGGAGGACGGGGCTGCAATCGCGATATTTTCGCAAATGGGGAATATTGCCTATCGTACGGGAAAGAAGATTTATTGGAACCAAGAAACCTGGTCTTTTGGTACTGAAGATGCTGATAAATTAATATCGGCATCTTACCATAATGGTTATAAGCTACCTACAATTTAA